Proteins from one Archangium lipolyticum genomic window:
- a CDS encoding amidohydrolase family protein → MLISSGRISAAGPRSEVEIPAGATVLDTSGQTLLAGFWNSHVHFTEPWGQEAATQPAPVLEQHLRDMLLRHGFVHVVDTGSFPEATLALRRRIEAGELAGPSIITAGVPLAPVEGTPRYVPVKLPELRTPEQARAIVKEQLAGGTDAIKLFTASLTAHKPYPVMPLAIVQAVTEEAHAHGKPVFAHPTNVAGLSAAVEGGVDVVVHTAPMAGPLPDSLHEAMVRRKVALVPTLSLFEWELKRANEEPAVLERFNQAGAEQVRHHARLGGRILFGTDVGYMTDDNPLREYALLREAGLNLHDILASLTTNPATQFGQDTRTGRLVPGLDADVVVIDGDPSRGIEALANVRLVLRQGKIVYRASPMPNSLARPSAP, encoded by the coding sequence GTGCTGATCTCCTCGGGGCGGATCTCCGCGGCGGGGCCTCGGTCGGAGGTGGAGATTCCAGCGGGGGCGACTGTCCTCGACACCTCGGGCCAGACACTGTTGGCCGGGTTCTGGAACAGCCATGTCCACTTCACCGAGCCGTGGGGGCAAGAGGCGGCGACCCAACCCGCGCCCGTGCTCGAGCAGCACCTGCGGGACATGCTGCTGCGCCACGGCTTTGTCCATGTCGTGGATACGGGCTCGTTCCCGGAGGCCACGCTGGCGCTGCGGCGGCGTATCGAGGCTGGCGAGCTGGCCGGCCCCAGCATCATCACCGCGGGTGTCCCGCTGGCCCCCGTGGAGGGCACACCTCGGTACGTTCCGGTGAAGCTGCCGGAGCTCCGGACGCCGGAGCAGGCCAGGGCGATCGTGAAGGAGCAGCTCGCGGGCGGCACGGATGCCATCAAGCTCTTCACCGCCTCCCTCACGGCACATAAACCCTATCCGGTGATGCCGCTTGCCATTGTCCAGGCGGTGACCGAGGAAGCGCATGCGCACGGCAAGCCCGTCTTCGCGCACCCGACGAACGTGGCGGGACTGAGCGCGGCCGTGGAGGGAGGCGTGGATGTGGTGGTGCATACGGCGCCGATGGCCGGCCCACTGCCGGACTCCCTCCACGAGGCCATGGTGCGCCGGAAGGTGGCGCTCGTGCCGACACTCTCCCTGTTCGAGTGGGAGCTGAAGCGAGCCAACGAGGAGCCCGCCGTGCTCGAGCGCTTCAACCAGGCGGGGGCCGAACAGGTCCGCCACCACGCCCGGCTCGGAGGCCGCATCCTCTTCGGCACGGACGTGGGCTACATGACCGACGACAATCCACTGCGCGAGTACGCACTACTGAGGGAGGCGGGGCTCAACCTGCACGACATCCTGGCGAGCCTGACGACGAACCCCGCGACGCAGTTCGGTCAGGATACGCGGACAGGCCGGCTCGTGCCGGGACTCGATGCGGATGTGGTGGTCATCGACGGAGACCCATCCCGAGGCATCGAGGCGCTCGCTAACGTGCGCCTGGTGTTGAGGCAGGGGAAGATCGTCTACCGGGCGTCTCCAATGCCGAACTCCCTGGCCAGACCGAGCGCTCCGTGA
- a CDS encoding DUF1963 domain-containing protein: MQPTLDRADVVRWLTPLLRQRTLLLPAARAQKPERKFRTQFGGRPTALRGERWPCCGRCRGALRFVCQVDYFHDALHQPRPEVAFITFFYCWECHPWGKEQGAARSWCVRAYPLAAEQDAIVLRSRAASFTQHFVRARLGLSLADAVGFERHCPELWAAVPGTSGSRQAWANWDVVERVAGELQRAEDLSHPHTRNRGLALGGYPHWVNGPDETPDCGTCGQGMELLVQLSPSPVVDAEWGDVGTLYLFMCRVHINEVGLRIQCT, from the coding sequence ATGCAGCCTACCCTCGACAGAGCCGATGTGGTGCGTTGGCTCACGCCCCTGCTGCGCCAGCGCACGCTCTTGTTGCCGGCAGCCCGCGCGCAGAAGCCGGAGAGGAAGTTCCGCACGCAATTCGGCGGCAGGCCGACCGCACTCCGGGGCGAAAGATGGCCCTGTTGCGGCCGCTGCCGCGGGGCCCTGCGCTTCGTGTGCCAGGTGGACTACTTCCATGACGCGCTCCACCAGCCCCGGCCAGAGGTGGCATTCATCACCTTCTTCTACTGTTGGGAGTGCCACCCCTGGGGCAAGGAGCAGGGAGCAGCCCGGTCCTGGTGTGTACGCGCCTACCCGCTCGCGGCGGAGCAGGACGCAATCGTGCTCCGCTCGCGGGCAGCCTCCTTCACCCAGCATTTTGTCCGTGCCCGGTTGGGCCTCTCGTTAGCGGATGCGGTGGGCTTCGAGCGGCACTGCCCTGAACTCTGGGCGGCGGTGCCGGGCACCAGCGGCTCCCGCCAGGCTTGGGCCAATTGGGACGTCGTCGAGCGTGTCGCGGGGGAGTTGCAACGGGCGGAGGACCTGAGCCATCCGCACACGCGCAACCGAGGCCTGGCGTTGGGCGGCTACCCCCATTGGGTCAACGGCCCGGATGAAACCCCGGACTGCGGGACGTGTGGCCAGGGGATGGAGTTGCTGGTGCAACTGTCCCCCAGTCCCGTGGTGGACGCCGAATGGGGGGACGTCGGGACCCTCTATCTCTTCATGTGCCGGGTCCACATCAACGAGGTGGGCCTTCGCATCCAGTGCACGTAA
- a CDS encoding transglycosylase SLT domain-containing protein has protein sequence MQMNPNTFKALQAKYPELQGKNLADPETNILAGAYYMKDMKAQFGSWDLALRAYNSGPNGVDRSNPNAIPAGTGDATYVQKAYRRERSHVEGENRRRAGPSNCGRHVSPGHSALLATRPSFTPWAST, from the coding sequence ATGCAGATGAACCCCAACACCTTCAAGGCACTGCAGGCGAAGTACCCGGAGCTGCAGGGCAAGAACCTGGCGGATCCGGAGACGAACATCCTGGCCGGCGCCTACTACATGAAGGACATGAAGGCGCAGTTCGGCAGCTGGGACCTGGCGCTGCGGGCGTACAACTCCGGCCCCAATGGCGTGGATCGCAGCAACCCGAACGCCATCCCCGCGGGCACCGGTGACGCCACCTACGTGCAGAAGGCGTATAGGCGGGAGAGAAGCCATGTCGAGGGTGAGAACAGACGCCGAGCCGGGCCCAGCAACTGCGGCAGGCACGTGAGTCCCGGCCACTCGGCGCTCCTCGCCACCAGGCCCTCCTTCACGCCATGGGCCAGCACGTAG
- a CDS encoding M12A family metallopeptidase produces the protein MSTTSTRNDLPTIEVLQPDAVIGLRTELSTGDIAAVSLLYPWSCPTSARVMQSGWEVFSVPEVPMVGDPAVVTRPELSRMFLYSYSRDAGACDG, from the coding sequence ATGAGCACAACTTCAACACGCAACGACCTGCCGACCATCGAGGTTCTCCAGCCGGACGCGGTCATCGGTCTGCGCACGGAGCTGAGCACTGGAGACATCGCGGCGGTCTCGCTGCTCTACCCCTGGTCGTGTCCCACCTCGGCTCGAGTGATGCAGTCCGGCTGGGAGGTCTTCTCCGTCCCCGAGGTGCCCATGGTGGGGGACCCGGCGGTTGTCACCAGGCCGGAGTTGAGCCGAATGTTCCTCTACAGCTACAGCCGCGACGCAGGTGCCTGTGATGGGTGA
- the sitA5 gene encoding SitA5 family polymorphic toxin: MASRLTAAVVLLALLNACASQRVVRLDTGQGELLEHRPLSNKAVKVDEEAFEEALTQLVLEVPLTLRPPQQGGWVRASYPTNDPDTRWQSLMRKSFGGICEPGQRRETCLSLLDDVMGLRQWDKLGVALGLSIDPLKESISKAVEKTLAPQLFFTVIATGLISWAVLAANPEPVFTKAAAIVSAALLIYLGVETFLELVDASRELKWATDRATTWEELERASKRFANLVGPEVARVFVLAVTVVVSHGMTGGAAWLASRLAMLPSFSEAAALGASQLRLTLSEIGQVSTVAVSAEGTITITLAPTAVAMTGKGPSGGSKPENQKPQTQEQYKTPKSGASGKEGAKDVPSWAKGERPKVNESGKDFAKRLLDKKYGEGNYDKGPGSEFNKIQKWGDRAFENP; the protein is encoded by the coding sequence ATGGCATCTCGTCTGACCGCTGCGGTCGTGCTGTTGGCGCTGCTCAATGCGTGTGCATCCCAGCGAGTAGTGCGCCTCGACACGGGTCAGGGGGAGCTTCTGGAGCACCGGCCTCTCTCGAACAAAGCCGTGAAGGTGGACGAGGAAGCGTTCGAGGAAGCGCTGACGCAACTGGTGCTGGAGGTTCCCCTCACTCTTCGCCCACCCCAGCAAGGCGGGTGGGTGCGCGCCTCCTACCCCACCAACGACCCAGACACCCGCTGGCAGAGCCTGATGCGCAAGAGCTTCGGCGGCATTTGCGAGCCGGGCCAGCGCAGGGAAACCTGCCTCTCGCTGCTCGACGACGTAATGGGCTTGCGCCAGTGGGACAAACTGGGGGTGGCCCTGGGCCTGTCGATCGATCCCCTCAAGGAGAGCATCTCCAAGGCGGTGGAGAAGACGCTGGCCCCCCAGCTCTTCTTCACGGTGATTGCCACGGGGCTCATCTCCTGGGCCGTCTTGGCGGCCAACCCCGAGCCCGTGTTCACCAAGGCGGCGGCGATCGTTTCAGCAGCCCTGTTGATCTACCTGGGAGTAGAGACGTTCCTGGAGTTGGTGGATGCGAGCCGGGAGTTGAAGTGGGCCACCGACCGGGCCACGACCTGGGAGGAGTTGGAGCGCGCCAGCAAGCGCTTCGCGAACCTGGTTGGGCCGGAGGTGGCCCGCGTCTTCGTCCTCGCGGTGACAGTGGTGGTAAGCCACGGAATGACCGGGGGCGCGGCATGGCTGGCCTCAAGGCTGGCGATGCTGCCCAGCTTCTCAGAGGCGGCGGCACTAGGAGCCTCACAACTGCGCCTCACACTTTCGGAGATAGGACAGGTGAGCACGGTGGCAGTTTCCGCCGAGGGCACCATCACCATTACCCTGGCTCCCACGGCGGTGGCCATGACGGGCAAGGGGCCCAGTGGTGGCTCGAAGCCAGAGAACCAGAAGCCACAGACACAAGAGCAATACAAGACGCCCAAGTCTGGCGCCAGCGGGAAAGAGGGCGCCAAGGATGTGCCAAGCTGGGCGAAAGGTGAACGGCCCAAGGTCAATGAGAGTGGCAAGGACTTCGCCAAGAGGTTGTTGGACAAGAAGTATGGGGAAGGGAACTACGACAAGGGGCCTGGGAGTGAATTCAACAAGATACAGAAATGGGGAGACCGCGCATTCGAGAACCCATGA
- a CDS encoding DUF7336 domain-containing protein, which translates to MTHVYVLQHVHAAPNGEEDVKLIGVYVTEADAQAAVSRLSQQPGFRDHPEGFHISRYELNKDHWTEGFIGWDEALGDS; encoded by the coding sequence ATGACACACGTGTATGTCCTTCAGCATGTGCATGCAGCGCCAAACGGAGAGGAGGATGTCAAGCTCATTGGCGTGTACGTGACCGAGGCAGATGCACAGGCGGCTGTTTCCCGTCTGAGCCAACAGCCAGGCTTCCGAGATCACCCGGAGGGGTTTCACATCTCTCGGTACGAGCTCAACAAGGACCACTGGACCGAGGGGTTCATTGGATGGGACGAAGCCCTTGGTGATTCATGA